The Daucus carota subsp. sativus chromosome 2, DH1 v3.0, whole genome shotgun sequence genome includes a window with the following:
- the LOC108208551 gene encoding blue copper protein 1a has protein sequence MASIKIFVALALVSAIIAPALATDFVVGDDAGWKTNFDYKTWAADKEFHVGDKLIFNYPAGVHNVHKADLASFQSCTPAATSVALTTGSDVITLASEGKKWYLCSIASHCASGNMKLAITVLPQGESPAPAPEVSAATGFGGSTHMLWIGAAFATLMMMI, from the exons ATGGCCTCTATTAAAATTTTCGTCGCTTTAGCTCTTGTTTCAGCAATCATTGCTCCGGCTTTGGCAACAGACTTTGTGGTTGGAGATGACGCTGGCTGGAAAACCAATTTCGATTACAAGACATGGGCTGCTGACAAAGAGTTTCATGTTGGCGATAAACTCA TTTTTAACTATCCTGCTGGAGTTCACAATGTTCACAAAGCggatttagcttcatttcagagtTGCACACCAGCGGCAACAAGTGTTGCCCTCACTACTGGGAGTGATGTGATTACCCTTGCAAGTGAAGGCAAAAAATGGTACTTATGCAGTATAGCTTCTCACTGTGCCTCCGGAAACATGAAGCTTGCAATAACAGTGTTACCTCAGGGAGAATCTCCTGCTCCAGCTCCTGAAGTTTCTGCAGCTACCGGATTTGGAGGCTCTACACATATGTTATGGATTGGTGCAGCATTCGCAACATTAATGATGATGATTTAA